The genomic segment ccaacctccccacccccagtggaAGTAGAGGATCCATTCCTGGAAGGCATGCCCTGAGACTTCCAAGCGGTGAATGGGAGAAGTTGGTGGCTTGCTACTTTGTGTCTGCTTTTTCTCTGTAAAAATAGAACCTACTGCTATAAGACCCTGAATAGATGGTGATGTTCATGGACCTTATGCCATGTGTTTTTTCATGATGAGAGGGTACTCTTGTCAGCTCAACTCCCAGGCAGCATAATTGGTTTCAGTTTGATTGCTTTGCACTAATTCTTTTTCTGCCTGGTTTATCATTCCACAATCTCTTTTGGGTTGGACTTGCTTATTTACAAGCTATTTCTAGTATTTTAAGTTCTCAAATTCATGGCAGAGACAAGATGGATTTTTCAGTGTTCTTCAAATTGTTGTGTGCCACAAAATCTCACCGAGCTCAGAGATTAAATGCTTTTCCTCCACCAGTTTTATTATTGAGGATATCTGAATAGCCTGGGTTATGTAGTGATTCTGTGGCTGGGCCGATACTAGCATTTACAGcgtgtgaaattttttgttttttgatacttTTCCAAGAATGTTTCCATCATCGGTGTGGGGGGCATTCTTTTCTCTGTTCCTAACTCCAGCATTGAAGTTATCATCATCTGTTGGGGTATTGATTTCAGACCATTATGGCCTGGGAaggtggggttttgttttttggttttttttttttttttggaaaaaataaggaaagtaaTAGTATAAAGTAGTGCATCTCAGACTTTAATATATGACACCATTCGGGGATCTGTTAAATTGCAAGTTGTAATTCTGTGAGTCAAGGATAGAGCCTAAAATTCTGTTTTTAGAAGTTCCGAGGTTAAGCCAGTGTTCCTGGTCCTCAATAGCACCTACCCACTTGTGGCTGTTGAGAATTTACCATGTGACTGGTTCAAATTGAGATTTACTATAAATTTATACCAGATTTCAAAGGCTTATTATAAAAAAAGAAGGTACAATATCTCaacttttttaaattgatttcatCTTGAAATGATactattttggatatatttgggTTAGATTActaaaattgactttttttttttttacttttaaatatggctactggaaaaatttGTAGCTCACGTCTCTATTGGATGGTTCTAGTATAGAACATTCTTATCCCAAGAATGATATGTCTGCAGTAGTGGTTATATAAAAGAAGTGGTTATATAGCTAGGATCATGCCTAAAGTAGTTTTTCACtatcagaaatataaataaaatcatataaaaatgcTAGCACATTGATGCTaagacatttttcatttataGGCAAATTATAAAGCGCTTCACAAATGGCCCTTGACCCTCACGTTCTGTGGTAGCATTTTGTTATATTCGTCCTGTTAATGGAACAGATAGTAAGAGGTCTTTGCATTGAGCATTGTAGTATACTCTTGGTTATTGAATACAAGGGGCTAAGGAAAGTTGGTAATGGCAGAACAAATCAGGAAAACCCAGCAACCCACAAGGTTTTGCATTAGGCTTGGTTTTGTTGTATGCAGATAGTGAGGTTTGCTGAATCAGTCCAAATACATAGGATTGCTTCAACCCTGGCTTTTTCCCTCAGAATTTTAACAAGCCCGCTGGGGACagattattttgagaaaaatttaaGTGCATAATAGTGTGGTTGTTTTATCAGCAGAtacattcaaagaaaaataatggcTTAAAGACCAACCAGTCATGACTCTGAATAGATTATCTGGGGTCAGTACATCTCTCCTCTTTGCAAATATACAGATACACTTTGTTGAAGAAATCAAGCACTGTTCTTTATGAATTAAGTAAGTCTCAATTTTCAGTGCTTAGAAAGCATATGTGATTGACAACCAAATGAGTATAGTCTTAATATTTTGTCATTCAAGACCATCCAGTCTATGGCCAGAATCAACACATCTTTCTCCTATCTCTTTCTATTCTTTCCTCTATTGTATGCTTTTTAAGCATGTGTATGCACGCATGCACCGTGTTGCCTTTAAAAGTCCTGCCCATCTTGATCTCACACCTGACCAAACCTCCCTTCTTTTACCTTGAGCCATTGTACCTATTCTCTGTTTTGTTAGACAATAACTCCTAAAACGCAGGATCAGCTCTGCATAATCTTGGTCTTTGTACTACCTTGCAGGTGGTCCTGACTTAAGGAGCCTTCTCTGACTGCTATTCGGATAGTGTTAAGGTACCTGAATTGAAGAGATGGGTCTCTGATAGACGTGGCAGAAGCTTTGTTTGAGATGAGAGCAAGAATACAAaacactttaaattttaattttaaagtaaccTTTTATATACTTATTAGTTTTGTTAAGTCAGTTTATTGATAGGAATTGGACATTGTGCAGACTCATTTTACTCTTAGATACCTAGGTATTCTCAGCACTCAAAAGACGTAAgagccagaaactataaatcagagagaaactgatttttttattttctattatgtaTTCAGTTAGCATTTATTGTGTTCTTACTAACCTAGGCACAGTGCTAAAGGGTAAAAACTACTTGTTATATACATGGTCTCTGTCCTCAACAAACTTATGGCCTTatagagaaaagaaatacatgaatGTATTTCAGGTATGAGATGATGGTATGAGTCAGGAGGTGGAGGTGTGTGGTAGCGGCCATTGAACTCTGGATTCAAGTTCTGATTCTggctcaaaggaaaagaaaagcatggTGAAAAGGCATTCCAATGACTTGTTTTCTAAGGGAGAATTTAGCTAAAAACAAGTCATCTGCCAGATGTAAGAAATGTGTAAGATTTAAACTAGTTTTGTTAACTTTAATATCAAATATCCAGACAGAGTTGAATCCCATTGTCTCatggcattttaaaataacatttgtcGGTTTGAATCAATACAAACAAGATCCATAGATTGTGGTTGCTGTATCTCTTAAAAGCTTCCTTTGTCTGtatcagggtttctcaacctctgCCCTTACTGACATTTGGGGACCAGTAATGATTTGTTGTGAAAGACTCACCTGTGCAGAGCAGGATGCTTAGTAACGTCTCTGGCCTCTATTCACTAGATAGCACTAGATACTGGTAGCTTACCTGCACAAGTAGTGACAACCGGAAACATGTCCAAGTCAAGTtgggtcgctcagtcatgtccaactctttgcgaacccatggactgcaggatgccaggcttccctgtccatcaccaactcccagagcttgctcaaactcatttccatcgagtcggcgatgccgtccaaccatctcatcctctctcgtccccttctcctgccttcaatcttgcccagcatcagggtcttttccagtgagtcagtttttcacatcaggtggccaaagtattggagcttcagcatcagtccttccaatgaatattcagtactgatttcctttaggatggactggttggatctccttgcagtccaggggactctcgagtcttccaacaccacagttcaaaagcatcaattcttcagcactcaggtttctttatagtccaactctcacatccatacatgactattggaaaaaccatagccttgactagacggacctttgttggcaaagtaatgtctttgctttttaatatgctgtctaggttggccaaacttttcttccaaggaacaagtgtctttttaatttcatgactgcagtcaccatctgcagtaattttggagcccaagataagaaaatctgttactgtttccagtttccccatatatttgacatgaagtgataggactggatgccatgatcttcattttttgaatgttgagttttaagccagctttttcactctcctctctaactgttatcaagaggctcttcagttgctcttcactttctgccgtaaaggtggtgttgtttgcatatctgaggttattgatatttctcccggcagtcttgattccagcttgtgcttcattcagcctggcatttcacatgatgtactctgcatataagttaaataagcagggtgacagtatgcagccttgacgtacttctttcacaatttggaatcagtccgttGTCCATGTCTAGTTATAAATGCTTCtctacctgcatacagatttttcaggaggcaggtcaggtgttctggtctcccatctctttaaaaattttccacagtttgttgtgatccacacagtcagaaacATGTCCAGGCCTTGCCAAATGTCTCCTGGCATAAGAATCACTGATCTGTAGTTTGTTCCTGTAcccttcacattttttttttcttcctggtgaTTTCTTTACAGAAGACAATGAGTAGTTATTCCTGCAGTTTCCTTTAGTCTGGGTTTCATGAATTTCATTCCTGGAGTTTAATATCTTCTGTCACCAATTTCCTATTAATGGTAGTTGGATCTAGAGGCttgatttaagatttttttgttttgtcttaaaaGACTGCTTCATAGATAGTATTCCCTTCTTCCACCAGGAGGTGCATAATATCTGTTGTGTCTATTTGTAATATTAACAAACATTGGTggtccttttttgttttaaaatgtatatgttttcgtttagataaattttattttaaataacaatcTGTGTTCTCCCTTAATAAAGGAAGGGGAAATGGAAGGTGAGGCGGTTGAAGCCATTGTGGAAGAGTCTGAAACTTTCattaaaggaaaggagagaaagacttACCAGAGACGCCGGGAAGGGGGCCAGGAAGAGGACGCTTGCCACCTTCCCCAGAACCAGACTGATGGTGGTGAGGTGGTCCAGGATGTCAATAGCAGTGTACAGATGGTGATGATGGAACAGCTGGATCCTACCCTTCTTCAGATGAAGACTGAAGTCATGGAGGGTGCAGTTGCTCCAGAAGCGGAGGCTGCCGTGGATGATACCCAGATTATAACCTTGCAGGTTGTAAATATGGAGGAACAGCCTATCAACATAGGAGAGCTTCAGCTTGTACAAGTACCTGTTCCTGTGACTGTACCTGTTGCTACCACTTCAGTAGAAGAACTTCAGGGGGCTTATGAGAATGAAGTGTCTAAAGAGGGCCTTGCAGAAAGTGAACCTGTGATATGTCACACCTTACCTTTGCCTGAAGGGTTTCAAGTGGTAAAAGTGGGGGCCAATGGAGAGGTGGAGACCCTAGAGCAAGGGGAACTTCCGCCTCAGGAAGATCCTAGTTGGCAAAAAGACCCAGACTATCAGCCaccagccaaaaaaacaaagaaaaccaaaaagagCAAACTGCGTTACACAGAGGAGGGCAAAGATGTGGATGTGTCTGTGTATGATTTTGAGGAAGAGCAGCAGGAGGGTCTGCTGTCAGAGGTTAATGCAGAGAAAGTGGTTGGTAACATGAAGCCTCCAAagccaacaaaaattaaaaagaaaggtaaaataaGTTTATCCATTATATTCTCAAAACCATTTTGGGATAAAGCACGTAACAGTACATATGcagattattttatattaaatagatttattttttaaagactgtgATGTGGGTATTAATTTTTTTAGCCAGTCTAAAAGAAGTGTTTTCAGATTGAGTACTTTAAgtcctgaaaagaaagaaatctattGGTAGCATGAGATAATTATGACTAAATATGACTTAATTGGGTTTAGTTATAAAAAGCTAACAGAATACATCTGTAGAAGTTTAAGCTTAGGATTaatcttaaaaattttgaaaCCCTGCAACAAGTAAGtgttttattttgcatatagGTGTAAAGAAGACATTCCAGTGTGAGCTTTGCAGTTATACATGTCCACGGCGTTCAAATTTGGATCGGCATATGAAAAGTCACACTGATGAGAGACCACATAAGTGCCATCTCTGTGGCAGGGCATTCAGAACAGTCACCCTTCTGAGGAATCACCTTAATACACACACAGGTAGGTGCTGGATAAACATGTT from the Capra hircus breed San Clemente chromosome 18, ASM170441v1, whole genome shotgun sequence genome contains:
- the CTCF gene encoding transcriptional repressor CTCF isoform X3, which codes for MEGEAVEAIVEESETFIKGKERKTYQRRREGGQEEDACHLPQNQTDGGEVVQDVNSSVQMVMMEQLDPTLLQMKTEVMEGAVAPEAEAAVDDTQIITLQVVNMEEQPINIGELQLVQVPVPVTVPVATTSVEELQGAYENEVSKEGLAESEPVICHTLPLPEGFQVVKVGANGEVETLEQGELPPQEDPSWQKDPDYQPPAKKTKKTKKSKLRYTEEGKDVDVSVYDFEEEQQEGLLSEVNAEKVVGNMKPPKPTKIKKKGVKKTFQCELCSYTCPRRSNLDRHMKSHTDERPHKCHLCGRAFRTVTLLRNHLNTHTGTRPHKCPDCDMAFVTSGELVRHRRYKHTHEKPFKCSMCDYASVEVSKLKRHIRSHTGERPFQCSLCSYASRDTYKLKRHMRTHSGEKPYECYICHARFTQSGTMKMHILQKHTENVAKFHCPHCDTVIARKSDLGVHLRKQHSYIEQGKKCRYCDAVFHERYALIQHQKSHKNEKRFKCDQCDYACRQERHMIMHKRTHTGEKPYACSHCDKTFRQKQLLDMHFKRYHDPNFVPAAFVCSKCGKTFTRRNTMARHADNCAGPDGVEGENGGETKKSKRGRKRKMRSKKEDSSDSAFTFRKLV